A window of Spirochaetota bacterium contains these coding sequences:
- a CDS encoding amino acid permease has protein sequence MELKRQLGLFTGVMVIIADMIGTGIFMTTGNILGITQSALVVMLLWIIGGVVALCGALSYSELATMWPDAGGEYVYLKKIFGNLPAFLTGWISLLVGFTAPVATSSMLLVQYLNSFFVNIHAHTISAYTGNIFWQKTIACIIIVIFAMTHIIGVRKGSNVQNILTVLKIGIVVAFIIAGFYMLDSSGISRLYAQYSTLEIKSIPYVGLSLLIVMFAYTGWNGATYIAGEITNPEKNLPRIMFIGVVITTVLYLLLNAVFLMSTDATAIMGKDEIGAIAAQALFGPIASSLFSITIAIILLSSVSAQMMLGPRVYYAMAKNKMIFHSLAKVSDRFGTPVYAILLQMLLAIIYVYSGSAMTLVIYMGFALNIFPVLAVIGLIVARKKYPNLNRPYTTPLYPFIPLTYIVLSMIMMIAALCCWTITSAFAIGVLILGIPVYYLWQRKIWEVKQ, from the coding sequence GTGGAACTAAAGCGCCAATTAGGTCTTTTTACCGGTGTAATGGTTATCATTGCTGATATGATAGGCACCGGTATTTTTATGACTACAGGAAATATTCTGGGCATAACGCAGAGTGCTCTGGTTGTAATGCTGCTGTGGATTATAGGTGGAGTGGTTGCATTGTGCGGTGCATTAAGTTACAGTGAGCTTGCCACAATGTGGCCAGATGCAGGCGGCGAGTATGTCTATTTAAAAAAAATATTTGGCAATCTTCCTGCATTTTTAACGGGTTGGATTTCGCTTTTAGTTGGTTTTACTGCACCTGTAGCTACAAGCTCAATGTTGCTTGTTCAATATTTAAATTCTTTCTTTGTGAATATACATGCACACACAATTTCTGCGTACACCGGAAATATTTTTTGGCAAAAAACTATAGCATGTATCATCATTGTGATTTTTGCCATGACTCATATAATTGGTGTCCGTAAGGGCAGCAACGTTCAAAATATACTTACAGTACTGAAAATTGGTATTGTAGTAGCTTTCATAATTGCGGGTTTTTATATGCTCGATAGCTCCGGAATCAGCCGGTTGTATGCACAGTATAGCACACTGGAAATAAAATCAATTCCCTACGTGGGGCTGTCGCTCCTTATTGTGATGTTTGCTTACACAGGATGGAATGGTGCAACATACATTGCTGGTGAGATAACTAATCCTGAAAAAAATCTGCCAAGAATAATGTTCATTGGAGTTGTCATTACTACGGTATTATATTTGCTACTGAATGCTGTATTCTTAATGTCAACGGATGCAACAGCTATTATGGGCAAAGATGAAATCGGAGCCATTGCTGCACAGGCATTGTTTGGGCCAATAGCAAGCAGCCTTTTCAGCATAACTATCGCCATAATTCTATTGTCGTCAGTTTCCGCACAGATGATGCTTGGCCCAAGAGTATACTATGCAATGGCTAAAAACAAAATGATTTTTCATTCATTGGCAAAAGTAAGTGATAGGTTTGGAACTCCAGTGTATGCTATTCTATTGCAAATGCTACTGGCTATTATCTATGTATATTCGGGAAGTGCAATGACATTGGTAATATATATGGGATTTGCTTTGAATATATTTCCAGTATTAGCTGTTATTGGATTAATAGTAGCACGCAAAAAGTATCCAAACTTAAACAGGCCATATACCACACCATTGTATCCTTTTATCCCATTAACATATATTGTGCTTTCAATGATTATGATGATTGCAGCATTATGCTGCTGGACAATTACATCGGCGTTTGCAATTGGCGTGTTGATTTTAGGTATTCCTGTATATTACCTGTGGCAAAGAAAGATATGGGAAGTTAAACAATAG